CCGTGGAATTTTTAAGAAAAAACCAACCGAAAATGAAGCTACCTTAGGTTATTCGATAGCGATTTTTTGCCTGATGATTCCCTGCTGAGTGCTGATTTCTAAGACATACAAGCCTGCCGGAAGTTCCGGTAAGTCAATTACTGTTGAAATATGGTTTGGTTTTAAATGCCAAGTTTGAATGGTTGAGCCGGATAAATATTTCAATGAGGCATTCAATTCCGGTGTGAGGTCTGGTATTTCAATCCAGAGTTTATTTTTGGCCGGATTTGGGTATATTTTAAATTCTTGCAAAGAGGCATTTTCTAATCCAACCATTCCAATTTTGATGGTAACGTATGTTGTATCAGAGCAGGCTTCATTTTTGGCAATCAGCCGAGCGGTGTATGTACCCGGCTGTTGATAAGTATGTTTGACTTCTTTGCCATTAGTTCCGTAGCCATCACCAAAATTCCAATTCCAAGTAGTGCTGTTGGTGGAGGCATCTTTAAAGTAGATAGTATCTAAGGTAGTAGCATTGGTTTGGCTTACCTGAATGTGTGCCGTAACGTTTGGTACTATCGTTACAACTGTTTGAGCCGATGTAATACAGCCAAAAGAATCCTGAACATTAACGATATAAACGCCTGAGCTACCGGTTGTTATGATTGGAGTTGTTTGGTTATTTGACCAAAGGTAAGAAACCGCAGCGGGCGTAGTAACGTTTAGGGTAACTTTGCCACAACCGAATACTTCGTTGGGTAAATTTATATTGAGCCGTTGCTGCTCAAATAAACATCTTTTCAATGCGCGGGCACGAGATATATTTTGAATTAAGCTATTTTGGCTATTAGCTCCAATTATTGCAAATGTAACTATTTGAGAATCACCGGGTAGGATAAATAATGGTCCGGCGGAAACAAACTGTACTATATCTGCTCCGGGGTAGTTAGTAAAGGCATTACCGGAGGCTGTTCCTTGGGTGATTGCGGCTAATTTATCGCTGCGTCTATCAAAGCGAAATGTGGAGGCAGCGGCACCATAGCAGTTAAAACCAATATTTTGCTCTAATAGCGCTATTCCGCAATAAGCAGTGCTTGTGGTGTCTGTGGTTGAGCAGAATCCAACTCGATTTACGGAGTCCACCTCGGCACGGTTTTGAGCAGAATTTTCCCCAATATCCCAATCTGCAAAAATACCGAAGTATAAACTATCGATAGGGTAAAAATTTTGGTTTTTGATAACATAATGTATCATAACCAAACTATCTTCCGGTGCTCTTAGGAAAGTAAGTGCCCGTTGGTCAATCTGAATATTTAGTTTATTAGAATCTGCGTTAGCATCATTAAAGTGGGCTATCCCGTCCATGTCAGATAAGCCGGGCTTTAGGGCAGTTGCCCGAGAGATTCCCTGAAAATCAGCATCCGAACCATTGGAATTTCGGATATTGTTCAGCAATTTATTGCTTTTGGGATAACCAATAACCAACCCACCCTCATAAAGTAATGAAGAACTTCCCATAAAAGCAAATCCAAGTCCGGTATTTTTATTTCGGTAATCATGATAGCCGATATTTCCGCGACTATTGATAGTTGTAGCAACTGAACCGCCATACAAGTTTACATAAGTTGGGTTAATGGTGATTTCTAATAATTCTTGGTCAGTATAAGGGCCGTCATTATAGCTAAGTAGAATAGTAGCAACATAGTTTTGGGGTGCAGAGGGAGAAATAGCAATTTTAAATGGAATTAAGTTTGATTTGATTTGGTTTGTGCCAATGCCTCCAAGTATAGTTACGCCGGAGATTATAGATACAATACTTGGATCTAAGGAGGTAATGGTTACTTTCAGATTTGAAGTGGGAGACAAGTAGTTACGAAA
The sequence above is drawn from the Bacteroidia bacterium genome and encodes:
- a CDS encoding S8 family serine peptidase, which encodes MKRFWGFGSIIWIWVICSQALLGQTSAEPNKLIIKIKPEWHSQCQTNSIQIKELQLIFNELSVTKIAKVFPFHQPPAALKSSFGDPLVDISLIYELTYTANRSLYEGIQLFEKQHCIAYCEPKYIYEVMYSPNDPTFGSQSNLSVIQAQLGWDISKGDTNTVIAVVDAAIQWDHPDLIDNIKYNWNDPIDGVDNDGDGYTDNFRGWDMGENDNNTAISSLPNPVLPHGTWVSGIVSATTDNGIGISGVGFKCKLLPIKACSDYSPGISQGYTGIVYAADHGASVINCSWGGTVQSQLGQDAVNYATFNKNALVIAAAGNANNEAKYFPASYDNVISVTATDDNDIKCGVSSFNSKVDVCAPGSARTTDYLNGYKFDGCYTSYSSPVAAGVAAIIRSYYPNYSAVQAGEHLRVTSVKIDTLNPSYSRKLGFGRVDMQRALFVTSPAIRLQTYSVSDQINTIPEPGDTMNLTGVFRNYLSPTSNLKVTITSLDPSIVSIISGVTILGGIGTNQIKSNLIPFKIAISPSAPQNYVATILLSYNDGPYTDQELLEITINPTYVNLYGGSVATTINSRGNIGYHDYRNKNTGLGFAFMGSSSLLYEGGLVIGYPKSNKLLNNIRNSNGSDADFQGISRATALKPGLSDMDGIAHFNDANADSNKLNIQIDQRALTFLRAPEDSLVMIHYVIKNQNFYPIDSLYFGIFADWDIGENSAQNRAEVDSVNRVGFCSTTDTTSTAYCGIALLEQNIGFNCYGAAASTFRFDRRSDKLAAITQGTASGNAFTNYPGADIVQFVSAGPLFILPGDSQIVTFAIIGANSQNSLIQNISRARALKRCLFEQQRLNINLPNEVFGCGKVTLNVTTPAAVSYLWSNNQTTPIITTGSSGVYIVNVQDSFGCITSAQTVVTIVPNVTAHIQVSQTNATTLDTIYFKDASTNSTTWNWNFGDGYGTNGKEVKHTYQQPGTYTARLIAKNEACSDTTYVTIKIGMVGLENASLQEFKIYPNPAKNKLWIEIPDLTPELNASLKYLSGSTIQTWHLKPNHISTVIDLPELPAGLYVLEISTQQGIIRQKIAIE